A single region of the Ornithorhynchus anatinus isolate Pmale09 chromosome 13, mOrnAna1.pri.v4, whole genome shotgun sequence genome encodes:
- the PARP2 gene encoding poly [ADP-ribose] polymerase 2, translating into MAARRRTGRNGGPRRAELEVSPCPQGGQGRTDGLRWEWQDRGGSWRLYAPALDMDISRAFRAGDSLVSISPDGGDTELQVDLKRMVQRNVQTGMEQRIAAAVGGPGSYYIWQWQEEEEWVPYPPETCLALEAAREGGGGSKPKVDLAVGRTRYTLDPGNMLQTNRRSGFQRQMERRPSVAVELNGAGGSSDISLADGPPVVKKARGRQQPGRPADASGRKQKAVAGADAKGDAREGESSEAVKTLLLKGKAPVDPECTAKLGRAHVYCEGDDVYDVMLSQTNLQFNNNKYYLIQLLEDDSQKIFSVWMRWGRVGKSGQRCLMACAGDLSKAKEIFHKKFLDKTKNHWGDRSHFQKVAGKYDLLQTDYTSESQGLEELPPPTSRPLPESQLDTRVQALLKLICNVQAMEEMVVEMKYDTKKAPLGKLTVAQIRAGYESLKKIEACIQARQGGRALVEACNEFYTKIPHDFGLRPPPLIRTEEELSAKVQLLEALGDIEIAIKLVKSEQDSLEHPLDRHYRNLHCALRPLDHSCHEFKVISQYLQSTHAPTHNDYTMTLLEVFEVEKEGETLAFREELSNRMLLWHGSRLGNWAGILSQGLRIAPPEAPITGYMFGKGIYFADMSPRGATTASPPASMTQDCCCWQRWPWGNGTSCWKPTLRPRGCCGAGTAPRGWAGSPRAPAAASP; encoded by the exons ATGGCGGCTCGCCGCCGGACCGGGAGGAACGGGGGCCCTCGAAGGGCGGAATTAGAGGTGTCCCCGTGCCCGCAGGGCGGCCAGGGTCGCACGGACGGGCTGCGCTGGGAATGGCAGGACCGAGGGGGCTCCTGGCGCCTCTACGCCCCCGCGCTGGACATGGACATCTCCCGAGCTTTCAG GGCAGGAGACAGTCTGGTGAGCATCTCACCCGATGGGGGAGACACAGAACTGCAAGTGGACCTGAAGAGGATGGTCCAAAGAAACGTGCAGACCGGAATGGAGCAGCGGATCGCCGCTGCAGTAGGAGGGCCCGGCTCCT ATTACATCTGGCagtggcaggaagaggaggagtgggtcCCATACCCTCCCGAAACCTGCCTGGCTCTGGAAGcagcccgggagggagggggcggcagcAAACCGAAGGTGGACCTAGCAGTCGGCCGCACCCGCTACACCCTGGACCCAGGCAACATGCTGCAAACCAACCGCAGGAGTGGCTTCCAGCGCCAGATGGAGCGTCGGCCCTCGG TTGCTGTGGAATTAAATGGAGCCGGAGGTTCCAGTGACATCTCATTGGCGGACGGGCCCCCTGTGGTCAAGAAAGCCCGTGGGCGCCAGCAGCCAGGAAGGCCCGCGGATGCCAGCGGTAGGAAACAAAAGGCAGTGGCAGGAGCAGATGCAAAAGGAGatgccagagaaggagagagcagtg AGGCTGTGAAGACCTTGCTTTTGAAGGGGAAGGCTCCAGTGGATCCAGAGTGCACAGCCAAACTGGGCAGG GCCCATGTGTACTGTGAAGGGGACGACGTGTATGACGTCATGCTGAGCCAG ACCAATCTCCAGTTCAACAACAACAAGTACTACCTCATCCAGCTGCTGGAAGACGACAGCCAAAAAATCTTCAGTGTCTGGATGAgatgggggcgag tggGAAAGTCTGGACAGCGCTGCCTCATGGCCTGTGCTGGGGATCTCAGCAAGGCCAAGGAGATATTCCACAAAAA GTTTCTTGACAAGACAAAGAACCACTGGGGGGACCGGAGCCACTTTCAGAAGGTCGCGGGCAAATACGATCTGCTGCAGACAGACTACACCAGCGAAAGCCAG GGCCTAGAGGAACTCCCCCCACCTACATCCCGGCCCCTGCCAGAGTCGCAGTTGGACACCCGTGTGCAGGCGTTGCTCAAGCTGATCTGCAACGTGCAGGCCATGGAGGAGATGGTGGTGGAGATGAAATATGACACCAAGAAGGCCCCACTGG GGAAGCTGACAGTGGCACAGATCCGGGCAGGGTACGAATCCCTGAAGAAGATCGAAGCCTGTATCCAAGCCAGGCAGGGCGGGCGTGCCCTTGTGGAGGCATGCAATGAGTTCTACACCAAGATCCCACACGACTTTGG GCTCCGCCCCCCACCACTCATCCGGACAGAAGAAGAGCTGAGTGCCAAGGTGCAGCTCCTGGAG GCCTTGGGAGACATTGAAATTGCCATCAAGTTGGTAAAGTCAGAACAGGATAGCCTGGAGCACCCCCTGGACCGGCACTACCGCAATCTGCACTGTGCCCTGCGCCCGCTGGACCACTCCTGCCATGAGTTCAAG GTCATCTCCCAGTATTTGCAGTCTACACACGCGCCCACACACAATGACTACACCATGACTTTGCTGGAGGTCtttgaggtggagaaggagggtgaAACACTGGCCTTCAGGGAAGAGCTGAGCAACAG GATGCTGCTGTGGCATGGCTCACGGCTGGGCAACTGGGCAGGGATCCTGAGCCAGGGGCTCCGCatagccccacctgaggctcccatcaCAGGCTACATG TTTGGGAAAGGAATCTACTTTGCCGATATGTCTCCAAGAGGTGCCACTACTGCTTCGCCTCCCGCCTCCATGACACAGGACTGCTGCtgctggcagag GTGGCCCTGGGGGAATGGAACGAGCTGCTGGAAGCCAACCCTGAGGCCCAGGGGCTGCTGCGGGGCCGGCACAGCACCAAGGGGCTGGGCAGGAAGCCCCCGAGCCCCAGCAGCTGCATCTCCCT GA
- the CCNB1IP1 gene encoding E3 ubiquitin-protein ligase CCNB1IP1: MSLCEDMLLCNYRKCRAKLSGYAWVTACSHIFCDQHGSGEFSRSPAVCPACSSTLSGKLDIVRTELSPSEEYKAMVLAGLRPEIVLDISSRALAFWTYQVHQEHLYQEYNFSRAESHLKQMEKVYTQQIQSKDVELTSMKGEVTSLKRVLEEYKKKFSDISEKLMERNRQYQKLQSLYDSLRLRNIALANHEGSMEPTMPSQPPALAFSLGNAPKFPADASPAQNRAAGDGDFLFRPLFVGSPPTAEPSNTFFSFASPRHAQESQLGLNKPFKGKRL; encoded by the exons ATGTCTTTGTGTGAAGACATGCTGCTCTGCAATTACCGTAAGTGCCGCGCCAAGCTCTCGGGCTACGCCTGGGTCACCGCCTGCTCCCACATCTTCTGCGACCAACACGGCAGCGGGGAGTTCAGTCGCTCCCCGGCCGTCTGCCCTGCCTGTAGCAGCACCCTCTCCGGCAAGCTGGACATCGTCCGCACGGAGCTCAGCCCTTCAGAGGAGTACAAGGCCATGGTGCTGGCTGGGCTGCGGCCAGAGATCGTGCTGGACATCAGCTCCCGGGCCCTGGCCTTCTGGACGTATCAG GTGCACCAGGAACACCTCTATCAGGAGTACAACTTCAGTAGGGCTGAGAGTCATCTGAAGCAGATGGAGAAGGTGTACACCCAGCAGATCCAAAGCAAGGATGTGGAGCTGACTTCCATGAAAGGGGAGGTCACATCCCTGAAGAGAgtgctggaagagtacaagaaaAAGTTCAGCGACATCTCTGAGAAGCTCATGGAGCGCAACCGCCAGTACCAGAAGCTGCAAAGCCTCTACGACAGCCTCAGATTACGCAACATCGCTCTCGCCAACCACGAGGGCAGTATGGAACCCACCATGCCCTCCCAGCCACCTGCTCTGGCCTTCTCCTTGG ggAATGCCCCCAAATTTCCTGCGGACGCGTCACCGGCTCAGAACCGGGCTGCTGGGGACGGAGACTTCCTCTTCAGGCCACTCTTTGTAGGGTCCCCTCCCACAGCTGAGCCCAGCAACACCTTCTTCAGCTTTGCCTCCCCCCGCCACGCTCAGGAGTCCCAGCTTGGCCTCAACAAACCCTTCAAAGGGAAGAGGCTGTAA
- the TEP1 gene encoding LOW QUALITY PROTEIN: telomerase protein component 1 (The sequence of the model RefSeq protein was modified relative to this genomic sequence to represent the inferred CDS: inserted 3 bases in 2 codons; deleted 6 bases in 6 codons; substituted 2 bases at 2 genomic stop codons) — MKALSPPVGPDRPAVLSLENRFLTTGPRLLTSSLASADCGRPLPLPALVRAALRGPDTRNTLLSRAGATAPLSRRSPGPSSVPPPGAPIQDPGVHPIKEETVAPGQSLPRYSLSLEEEKEEEEEKGEEGDEGERQPEALTEDSDRILQEQKLALLTLLCSSLVSGDTLGTAGDPTREALLRVCTDLALREPEFILKAALYTRQELNVRISTNLLLAIAAFLPACRPYVRRYFSASVRLPSDWIQVARLFQGLAGDPQGKLVPLPACLRAAMADKFVQFDQYQLRKYLPRTHRAKSCRRAPPRLKSKPPSTQAWKKLTFLVQKFGEEQSKFEAAADSPGVRKNAPREQFTLKKLVQRLHLRDPAEHVWALLGYRYPSDLSSFSRSRLPGPWDPSRAGTRMKLPLPDTWERELSLHGNTGPSWERIIDSGQLPYMALLRNLRNVLRAGVSARHHELLLRRLGHAESVIRSRQFPFRFLSAYKMVIDLGIQLIWNAEPIPSNVALLRQLFPVQLVGIRNRKKLRAHLAVPVVFKQVKREKAYLHKARQLRLDKATLARYRDTLQTAVELSVRHTLPPLPGRTLIICWAGWKSFSSLPKRVKICCPTPGGQQAPFIYVVEAELLLATMVTARAEWARILLCTDWALSEEEVEPGKSILDSVIQLRAKAEDLPEGDEPGPSQAASYLMDLVAQRMQVNTVLSFGLLPDPKFEAAQQLVWQRLNPSCLFVSVDLAGKGQRPPSDNPNDVRLNGCSDQLLKFIAERGASRLLDHVGRIDEAYQLPPPRSGVQRLPRPPLEDSVPGPLPPAGQHSWRSVRLFVSSTFRDMQAERDLLLRGVLPALQARAAAHRLHLRLIDLRWGVPEEEQLRGRQLELCLGEVHNSQLLVAMLGTRYGHVPSAYSLPALPHFRWAQDYPAGRSVTEMELMQFLSDPQRAPATFIYLRDPDFLSSVPEAWIEDFVPESEEAARRVSQLKNHLEGRKGVTCRRYPCVWGGAAGGRPVVSGLEQFGQMVLRDMWTALQRLFLQVQGHHRRPADADPIQAEDTVQNAFQQLQSPPSPARPGLLRDTVRRLRRPVGVLSVVSGEPGQGKTAFLASLVSALRAPNREDAFPPLPVFFHFVGARPDHSHLPTMLRRLHAHLSRLLGRTARPPSGYRALLWSVQTLLPEAAEALPPSQTLVLVVDGADRLEERSGRPSADWIPETLPQRVHVVLSLAAPDPGDSALGETLLRRRDAHAVTLGLLEPAARARLVREELSLHGKRLEESPFNNQGGHSVGRGCLATLTLGGRPNLRLHAVFEQVSERLRTLPATLPLLLQHLLGDLERELGPVVPRALAALRITRSGLTVEELHGILSTWATLPQGAGGWAEAVAAGNSGEPLPLGPFTYLVRSLRSLQGTGMLEAPGTRLCLPPGPLRTAAEQRARRETGLDRTAHTVIAAQLWAACDPDASDTFQGRRPEALVDLPYHLVSYRAANRALSPAPHQTCTFCGARGAGASASPGEAYALYEGSEPPESPEPPEPALVAFRSFVQSESALLARRPALLAQQAANQPQRTPVPFQASGGLFSDPRAPAPTRHQFPLRRSHKPQVLKAGRVLRLLTLRSWQEERSLVSGCDGISSCVFLSDSTIYIAAFDGILELWDLQGSGCRIQRTQAHQFHITGCGLSLDRKLLATVSLDGALKVRRNRGMKKGKIKGSEWTPEKPWPLGAPPRWLGTIETHRGQRGESGGCVAVLGASGPSVCAVTFAPSGLGLVVGRLDGAVELWPGGGRSAGHLLPTVVEQQRRLFLHAGRCLLTTGEDGKVQVWSGSLGQPRGSLGSPHLSPALAVALSPDGARVAVGHRSDGIRVYAVSGTEETRCAVSDVSLEALGWLSPTVLVAGGSDGALRGWSLAGGSSRALWLLRGQSGASSGPGHFLPLLASASGDFTVRLWPVDGLLEARGAAELPAGSELRCHTGPVTCCSFSPDGQYLASGSRDWSLLCWRVDVPXTPAXPSSFPACHRDWITGCAWTPDYLLLSCSNDGLVQLWSPVSGQQLGRFQGHQGAVSAVLAVEDHVLSVDRDGILKVWNRMGVELTSIPAHSGPISQCAAALKSHSGGQAGSELLVVTAGLDGTPDLWGPLLVSQTQTLLGHSDSVDTAAVSEASGCLLTASRDGSVRLWAVPEETGRPGEGEAQAAPRPITVVSWAPDWILGSIRNEAGELILWREASPVASAQAPGRVCSLSWFTRRNFVLLNDDHDVSEWEVTEEAAAGGSLSLQLCHSRQRPAPFVSGLGLTPDGQTLLLGNPPDQLLLLEPGTTSSKTFQVPCQKTGLSIFSTHKEHGVFLLSPCPLPSVGPKQSESGEINSDLEFELELERPQPPVLWVTQAGCSFLCASSQGLLWRLGERDPGGEWAEGDIWQQRQDRGKRKLEPCLRKKIHTGAVTXLHVLPASWXTAARDRDVKLWERPSLRLRGLFRCEGAVSCLAPRPGPARAALAVGDVMGNVYFLAWE; from the exons CTGGCCCTGCTGACCCTCCTGTGCAGCTCTCTGGTCTCGGGGGACACCCTGGGAACTGCCGGGGACCCCACACGGGAAGCTTTGCTGCGTGTCTGCACCGACCTCGCCCTGAGGGAGCCCGAGTTCATCCTCAAG gCCGCCTTGTACACCAGGCAGGAGCTGAATGTCCGCATCTCAACGAACCTGCTGTTGGCCATCGCCGCCTTCCTGCCCGCCTGCCGCCCCTACGTGCGCCGCTATTTCTCCGCCAGCGTCAGGTTGCCCTCCGACTGGATCCAGGTGGCTCGGCTCTTCCAG GGTTTGGCAGGCGACCCTCAGGGCAAGCTGGTCCCGCTGCCCGCCTGTCTCCGAGCTGCGATGGCCGACAAGTTCGTCCAGTTTGACCAGTACCAGCTGCGCAAATACCTGCCCCGCACCCACCGCGCAAAGAGCTGCCGTCGGGCCCCCCCACGCTTG AAGTCCAAGCCACCATCCACTCAGGCCTGGAAGAAGCTGACGTTTCTGGTCCAGAAGTTCGGGGAAGAGCAGAGCAAG TTTGAGGCGGCGGCGGACAGCCCAGGCGTGCGGAAGAACGCGCCACGGGAGCAGTTCACCCTGAAGAAGCTGGTGCAGCGTCTGCACCTCCGGGACCCGGCGGAGCACGTGTGGGCCCTGCTGGGCTACAG gtaCCCGTCGGATCTGTCGTCCTTCTCCCGCAGCCGCCTGCCGGGGCCCTGGGACCCCAGCCGCGCCGGGACCCGCATGAAGCTGCCACTGCCGGACACATGGGAGCGGGAGCTGAGCCTCCACGGGAACACGGGGCCTTCCTGGGAGCGGATCATCG ACAGCGGTCAGCTGCCCTATATGGCCCTACTGAGGAATCTGCGGAACGTGCTTCGGGCTGGGGTCAGCGCTAGACACCACGAGCTCCTCCTGAGACGGCTAGGACATGCG GAGTCTGTGATCCGGAGTCGCCAGTTCCCCTTCCGCTTCCTGTCAGCTTACAAAATGGTCATCGACTTGGGGATCCAGCTGATTTGGAACG CGGAGCCAATTCCCTCCAATGTGGCCCTGCTGCGGCAGCTCTTCCCCGTTCAGCTTGTGGGGATCCGGAACCGTAAAAAACTACGGGCCCACCTGGCAGTGCCGGTGGTGTTCAAACAGGTGAAGCGAGAGAAAGCGTACCTGCACAAGGCCag GCAGCTACGGCTTGACAAAGCCACGCTGGCGCGGTACAGAGACACCCTCCAGACGGCCGTGGAGCTGTCCGTGCGGCACACGCTACCCCCACTGCCGGGCCGGACTTTGATCATCTGCTGGGCAGGCTGGAAGTCGTTCTCAAGCCTCCCCAAGAGGGTCAAGATCTGCTGCCCCACACCGGGGGGACAACAGGCTCCATTCATTTAT GTCGTGGAAGCCGAACTGCTGCTGGCCACAATGGTGACGGCCCGGGCGGAGTGGGCCCGAATTCTGCTCTGTACAGACTGGGCCTTGAGCGAGGAAGAGGTTGAGCCAGGGAAGTCTATCCTGGACTCAGTGATCCAGCTCCGAGCCAAGGCCGAG GACTTGCCAGAAGGAGACGAGCCGGGCCCCAGCCAGGCCGCCTCCTACCTGATGGATTTAGTCGCGCAGCGGATGCAG GTGAACACGGTCCTCTCCTTCGGGCTCCTCCCAGACCCAAAGTTTGAGGCGGCGCAGCAGCTGGTGTGGCAGCGGTTGAATCCATCCTGTCTGTTTGTCAGTGTGGACCTGGCTGGGAAGGGCCAAAG GCCACCCAGTGACAATCCCAATGATGTGAGACTGAATGGCTGCAGTGACCAACTACTCAA GTTCATTGCAGAGCGCGGGGCGTCCCGCCTGCTGGACCATGTGGGCCGTATAGACGAGGCCTACCAACTTCCTCCGCCCCGCAGTGGGGTCCAgcgcctcccccgcccgcccctggaGGACAGCGTTCCGGGGCCCCTGCCTCCAGCCGGCCAGCACAG CTGGCGCAGTGTCCGGCTCTTCGTCTCATCCACGTTCCGGGACATGCAGGCTGAGCGGGATCTTCTGCTGCGCGGGGTGCTCCCCGCCCTGCAGGCCCGAGCCGCCGCCCATCGCCTGCACCTGCGGCTCATTGACCTGCGCTGGGGTGTCCCGGAGGAGGAGCAGCTGCGGGGCAG GCAGCTGGAGCTGTGCCTGGGCGAGGTGCACAACTCTCAGCTGCTCGTGGCGATGCTCGGCACCCGCTACGGACACGTCCCCAGCGCCTACagcctcccggccctgccgcacTTCCGCTGG GCTCAGGATTACCCCGCCGGGCGCTCGGTGACGGAGATGGAGCTGATGCAGTTCCTGAGCGACCCTCAGCGGGCCCCCGCCACCTTCATCTACCTGCGGGACCCGGACTTCCTCAG CTCGGTGCCAGAAGCTTGGATAGAAGACTTTGTTCCCGAGTCGGAGGAGGCGGCGCGTCGGGTCTCCCAGCTGAAGAATCACCTGGAGGGGCGGAAAGGGGTGACCTGCCGCAG GTACCCGTGCGTGTGGGGTGGCGCAGCG GGGGGGCGACCAGTCGTGTCCGGCCTGGAGCAGTTTGGGCAGATGGTCCTGAGGGACATGTGGACGGCCTTGCAGCGGCTCTTTCTGCAGGTCCAGGGGCACCACagg CGCCCAGCCGACGCGGACCCCATCCAAGCCGAGGACACCGTGCAGAATGCCTTCCAGCAGCTGCAGagcccccccagcccggcccggcccggcctcctccggGACACTGTCCGGCGGCTGCGGCGCCCTGTGGGGGTGCTGAGTGTCGTCAGCGGAGAGCCCGGTCAGGGCAAGACGGCGTTCCTG GCATCTCTGGTGTCAGCGCTGCGGGCCCCGAACCGGGAGGATGCTTTCCCGCCGCTCCCCGTTTTCTTCCATTTTGTGGGGGCCCGGCCCGACCACAGCCACCTCCCTACGATGCTGCGCCGGCTCCATGCCCACCTGAGCCGTctgctaggccgcactgctcgGCCCCCCTCGGGCTACCG GGCCCTGCTGTGGTCAGTGCAGACGCTGTTGCCAGAGGCTGCCGAGGCGCTGCCCCCAAGCCAGACTCTGGTCTTGGTCGTCGACGGTGCCGATCGACTG GAAGAACGGAGCGGTCGGCCGAGTGCAGACTGGATTCCTGAgaccctgccccag CGGGTGCATGTGGTCCTGAGCCTGGCGGCCCCAGACCCAGGGGATTCAGCACTCGGGGAGACCCTGCTGCGCCGCCGGGACGCTcacgctgtgaccttggggcttCTGGAGCCGGCGGCCCGGGCACGCCTCGTCAGGGAGGAGCTCTCGCTGCACGGAAAGCGGCTCGAAGAGTCGCCGTTCAACAACCAG GGTGGGCACAG CGTGGGGCGGGGCTGCCTCGCTACCCTGACTCTAGGCGGCCGACCCAATCTCCGGCTGCACGCTGTGTTTGAGCAG GTGTCCGAACGTCTCCGGACTCTGCCAGCCACGCTGCCCCTGCTGCTGCAGcatctgctgggagacctggagCGGGAACTGGGGCCAGTGGTGCCCCGCGCCTTGGCTGCCCTCCGGATCACCCGCAGTG GGCTGACGGTGGAGGAGCTGCACGGGATCCTGAGCACGTGGGCCACGCTGCcccagggggccgggggctgggccgaGGCCGTGGCTGCAGGCAATAGTGGGGAGCCCCTCCCTCTGGGTCCCTTCACCTATCTCGTCCGCAGCCTACGCAG CCTGCAGGGCACGGGGATGCTGGAGGCCCCCGGGACCCGGCTGTGTCTGCCCCCCGGACCGCTCAGAACGGCGGCTGAGCAAAGGGCCCGCAGGGAGACCGGGCTGGACCGCACTGCACACACAGTCATTGCGG ctCAACTCTGGGCCGCTTGTGACCCGGACGCCTCGGACACGTTCCAGGGCCGGCGGCCCGAAGCCCTGGTGGACCTGCCTTACCACTTGGTGA GCTACAGAGCGGCAAACCGTGCCCTCTCTCCGGCTCCTCACCAAACCTGCACGTTTTGCGGCGCACGCGGAGCTGGGGCTTCTGCCAGCCCTGGGGAGGCATATGCGCTCTACG AAGGCTCAGAGCCCCCAGAgtccccggagcccccggagccGGCGCTGGTGGCTTTCCGCAGCTTCGTGCAGTCCGAATCGGCGCTTCTGGCCCGGCGCCCTGCCCTCCTGGCCCAGCAGGCGGCCAACCAGCCCCAACGCACCCCTGTGCCTTTCCAGGCTTCGGGTGGCCTCTTctcggacccccgagcccccGCCCCAACCCGGCACCAGTTTCCGCTAAGGCGATCACACAAACCTCAAGTTCTGAAGGCCGGA CGGGTCCTTCGTCTGCTGACCCTGCGCTCCTGGCAG GAAGAACGGTCACTGGTCAGCGGCTGTGATGGCATCTCCTCCTGCGTCTTCCTCTCAGATTCCACCATTTACATTGCTGCCTTCGATGGCATCTTGGAGCTTTGGGACCTGCAGGGCAGCGGCTGCCG GATCCAGCGGACCCAAGCCCACCAGTTCCACATCACCGGCTGTGGCCTGAGCCTTGACCGCAAACTGCTGGCCACTGTGTCCCTGGATGGAGCCCTGAAggtgaggaggaacagggggatgaagaagggaaagatTAAGGGATCTGAGTGGACCCCAGAAAAACCCTGGCCTCTGGGGGCACCCCCTCGATGGTTGGGGACGATTGAGACCCATCGTGGCCAGAGGGGTGAGAGCGGAGGATGCGTTGCG GTGCTGGGTGCCTCCGGTCCATCGGTCTGCGCTGTGACCTTTGCCCCTTCTGGACTGGGGCTGGTGGTCGGCCGTCTGGATGGGGCCGTGGAGCTGTGGCCTGGAGGAGGGCGTTCAGCTGGCCACCTCCTGCCCACCGTGGTGGAACAACAGCGGCGCCTCTTTCTGCATGCTGGACGCTGCCTGCTGACCACCGGGGAG GATGGCAAG GTTCAGGTGTGGTCAGGATCCCTGGGCCAACCCCGGGGGTCCCTGGGGTCCCCCCACCTCTCGCCTGCCCTC GCTGTGGCGCTCAGTCCGGATGGAGCACGTGTGGCTGTGGGACACCGG TCTGATGGGATCAGAGTCTACGCTGTCTCAG gcacGGAGGAGACGCGATGTGCAGTGTCGGATGTGTCCCTGGAAGCTCTGGGCTGGCTGAGCCCCACCGTGCTGGTCGCTGGGGGGTCGGACGGTGCCCTGCGTGGCTGGAGCTTGGCGGGGGGAAGCTCCAGGGCCCTCTGGCTGCTGCGTGGACAATCAGGGGCCAGTTCTGGGCCTGGCCACTTCCTCCCGCTCCTCGCCTCGGCCTCAG GCGACTTCACGGTTCGCCTGTGGCCAGTGGATGGGCTGCTAgaggcccggggggcggcggagcTCCCCGCCGGCTCGGAACTCCGCTGCCACACGGGCCCGGTCACCTGCTGCAGCTTCAGCCCCGACGGGCAGTACCTGGCCAGCGGAAGCCGTGATTGG AGCCTCCTTTGCTGGAGAGTGGACGTGC GAACGCCAGCCTGACCCAGTTCCTTCCCTGCCTGCCACCGCGATTGGATCACTGGCTGCGCCTGGACCCCCGATTACCTGCTG ctctcCTGCTCCAATGATGGCTTGGTCCAGCTGTGGTCACCCGTGTCTGGTCAGCAGCTCGGCCGGTTCCAGGGGCATCAGGGTGCCGTGAGCGCCGTGCTAGCTGTG gaggaccaCGTGCTTTCTGTGGACCGGGATGGAATCTTGAAGGTGTGGAACAGGATGGGGGTGGAGCTGACCAGCATCCCTGCCCACTCCGGGCCCATCAGCCAGTGTGCAGCGGCCCTGAAGTCCCACTCGGGTG GTCAGGCTGGGTCGGAGCTGCTGGTAGTGACCGCTGGGCTGGATGGAACGCCCGATCTCTGGGGTCCGCTGCTG GTGTCCCAGACCCAGACCCTGCTGGGCCACAGTGACTCAGTTGACACCGCAGCTGTATCGGAGGCTTCGGGCTGCCTGCTGACCGCCTCGCGGGATGGGTCCGTGCGCCTCTGGGCGGTGCCCGAGGAGACAGGtcggccaggggaaggggag GCCCAGGCAGCCCCACGGCCAATCACGGTTGTGTCCTGGGCCCCCGACTGGATCCTTGGCTCTATCCGCAACGAGGCTGGGGAGCTGATCCTGTGGCGGGAAGCCAGCCCCGTGGCCTCCGCCCAG GCCCCCGGCCGTGTCTGCTCGCTGAGCTGG TTCACCCGGCGAAACTTCGTGCTGCTGAACGACGACCATGATGTCAGCGAGTGGGAGGTGACGGAGGAGGCTGCTGCTGGAGGGAGCCTCAG CCTGCAGCTCTGCCACAGCCGACAGCGCCCAGCTCCCTTCGTCTCCGGGTTGGGGCTGACCCCCGACGGCCAAACCCTGCTCTTGGGGAATCCTCCtgaccagctgctgctgctggagccgGGGACCACCTCCAGCAAGACGTTCCA GGTCCCATGCCAGAAAACGGGCCTCAGTATCTTTTCCACACACAAGGAGCACGGTGTCTTTCTcctgagtccctgtcccctgccttCTGTCGGTCCT AAGCAGAGTGAGTCCGGCGAGATCAATTCAGACCTGGAGTTCGAGCTGGAGTTGGAACGGCCCCAGCCACCGGTGCTGTGGGTGACCCAGGCCG GCTGCTCCTTCCTGTGTGCCAGCTCCCAGGGGCTGCTGTGGCGCTTGGGGGAGCGAGACCCTGGTGGGGAATGGGCTGAAGGTGACATCTGGCAGCAGCGGCAGGACCGTGGCAAGAGGAAACTGGAGCCGTGTCTGCGCAAGAAG ATCCACACAGGTGCAGTCAC GCTCCACGTGCTGCCGGCCTCCTGGTAGACTGCCGCAAGGGACCGCGatgtgaagctgtgggagcggccCAGCCTGAGACTG CGGGGCCTGTTCCGCTGCGAGGGGGCTGTGAGCTGTCTGGCACCCCGTCCAGGCCCTGCTCGTGCTGCACTGGCTGTGGGAGACGTGATGGGCAACGTCTATTTcttggcctgggagtga